One part of the Haliotis asinina isolate JCU_RB_2024 chromosome 2, JCU_Hal_asi_v2, whole genome shotgun sequence genome encodes these proteins:
- the LOC137274329 gene encoding sequestosome-1-like isoform X1 encodes MSDSVVIKASLEREGSSLPEIRRFGVPSDASASFDYLFKKISEVFPGLVRGNFNLYWKDIDGDLVSFSSDEELLEALGFVTGSVFRIYIKKYAPQTHSPRYGSGELHPDIICDGCEGAVYGVRYKCLVCPDYDLCSQCEDQNTHPLHDMWKMVSLKSARCGAAGRMPFMVPPQCHQWMNNFMSQFQNPGCGTNKEGAPSGADDQNKSDTGKKGATTPQEEYLKNVGQSVAAFLAPFGIDVDVDIEHNGRRQGVNPQAGQQFFRNLMAQIFGKCPGQPGNCAKEGAPSGADKQNKTDTDKRGETTPEEECLNNMGQSVAAFLASFGSDVDHSGHPQGVNSQAGQQVFSNLMAQMFGQCPVQPGNHAKEGAEKDSDKQPSDETTERDTEKEGHSSGEGWTLLSDTACSSPQASADTYPHTGHPDPRIADALHQMLLMGFSDDGGWLSRLLEAKNGDISQVLDAIKPNKE; translated from the exons ATGTCCGATTCAGTTGTGATCAAGGCCTCCCTGGAGCGAGAGGGTTCGAGTCTACCGGAGATCCGACGTTTTGGTGTTCCGTCAGATGCTTCTGCCAGCTTCGACTACCTGTTCAAGAAGATATCAGAAGTGTTTCCTGGACTTGTCAGAGGAAACTTTAACCTGTACTGGAAAG atattgATGGTGACTTGGTATCATTTTCGTCTGATGAAGAACTTCTGGAAGCACTGGGATTTGTGACTGGTTCAGTTTTCCGAATATACATCAAAA AGTACGCCCCTCAGACCCACAGCCCCAGGTATGGCAGTGGGGAGCTGCATCCTGACATTATCTGTGATGGCTGTGAAGGAGCAGTGTATGGTGTGAGGTACAAGTGTCTTGTGTGCCCTGACTATGACCTGTGCAGCCAGTGTGAGGATCAAAACACTCACCCTCTACATGACATGTGGAAAATGGTCTCTCTAAAGTCAGCCAGGTGTGGTGCTGCTGGCAGAATG CCCTTCATGGTGCCGCCACAGTGCCATCagtggatgaacaacttcatgAGCCAGTTCCAAAACCCAGGATGTGGCACAAACAAGGAAGGAGCGCCCTCGGGTGCTGATGATCAGAACAAGAGTGATACAGGCAAGAAAGGGGCGACTACTCCACAAGAAGAGTATCTGAAAAATGTGGGACAATCTGTTGCTGCTTTCCTTGCACCTTTCG ggattgatgttgatgttgatattgAGCACAATGGACGTCGCCAGGGTGTGAACCCCCAGGCAGGTCAACAGTTCTTCAGAAATCTCATGGCCCAGATATTTGGTAAGTGCCCTGGGCAACCAGGTAACTGTGCAAAGGAAGGAGCCCCCTCTGGTGctgataaacaaaacaaaactgatacAGACAAGAGAGGGGAGACAACACCAGAGGAAGAATGTCTGAACAATATGGGACAGTCTGTTGCTGCTTTCCTTGCATCTTTTG GgagtgatgttgatcacagtgGACATCCCCAGGGTGTGAACTCCCAGGCAGGGCAacaagtcttcagcaacctcaTGGCCCAGATGTTTGGCCAGTGCCCTGTGCAACCAGGTAACCATGCAAAGGAAGGAGCTGAGAAGGACTCGGACAAGCAACCATCAGATGAGACGACCGAGAGGGACACTGAGAAGGAGGGGCACTCATCAGGTGAGGGATGGACTCTGCTCTCCGACACTGCATGTTCCTCCCCCCAGGCCTCGGCAGACACATACCCCCACACAGGTCATCCAG ATCCTCGTATTGCCGATGCTCTCCATCAGATGTTGTTGATGGGGTTCTCTGACGATGGGGGCTGGCTCTCTCGTCTCCTGGAGGCCAAGAATGGAGACATCAGCCAGGTGCTTGATGCCATCAAACCAAACAAAGAGTGA
- the LOC137272018 gene encoding sequestosome-1-like, whose product MSDSVVIKASLEREGSSLPEVRRFSVPSDASASFDYLFKKISEVFPGLVRGNFNLYWKDSDGDLVSFSSDEELREALGFVRGSVFRIYIKMIDVDVDIEDNGCRQVVNPQAGQQFLSNLLAQIFGIDVDVDHSGHPQGVNSQAGQQFFSNLMAQMFGQCPGQPGNHAKEGAEDSDKQPSDETTERETEKKGHSSGEGRTLLSDTACSSPQASADTYPYTGHPDSRIADALYQMLMGFPDKDHNHRHCQATNNIDMALTIKGYLSKGPGSQPEIRRFGVPPDVTSFNLVRQRIKEAFPYLLNKDFSLQWTDRDGDLVTFSTDSELQDAVSNVTDGVLRVHISVSPERRHTPGQIHSNVICNSCLGTVSGARFKCCDCTSYDLCSRCQADGVHSHHDMWKIVAPRDHLKPGAFIPPHVRRWMQRFMRRWQSRRQNEGVSPTDGGEKKEGEITEEEILAHMDEDMAAVFDHTSGEVHLKMTKTGEDDMNLNVDGPEETDEACNGQSSSSVTISASGTYSSSSCSSSSASSSTSTCQDPGAGQKQEEATQFKEEETTSPTTSEDWTLLTTAHTRTDVVDGQPGSGTQPGYPPGFGLHPFHGQSQPGYTHPGHMPPPFMHHQPHPNFPGHPPPPPFPGHPPHHHFPGQPPHPHDAGHPPHHHHPGHHPYPHHPVHFPHHHFPGYPHLNAPGSDGQTETTANPNTSEAGPMPTNSSNNTNCPAGQNTEEAPLPSDPRIREALQQMLAMGFKNEGGWLTQLIEAKNGDIGQVLDTMKPEHRNPVSLPPADCRLA is encoded by the exons ATGTCCGATTCAGTTGTGATCAAGGCCTCCCTGGAGCGAGAGGGTTCGAGTCTACCGGAGGTCCGACGTTTTAGTGTTCCGTCAGATGCTTCTGCCAGCTTCGACTACCTGTTCAAGAAGATATCAGAAGTGTTTCCTGGACTTGTCAGAGGAAACTTTAACCTGTACTGGAAAG ataGTGATGGTGACTTGGTATCATTTTCGTCTGATGAAGAACTTCGTGAAGCACTGGGATTTGTGAGAGGTTCAGTTTTCCGAATATACATCAAAA tgattgatgttgatgttgatattgAGGACAATGGATGTCGCCAGGTTGTGAACCCCCAGGCAGGTCAACAGTTCCTTAGCAATCTACTGGCCCAGATATTTG ggattgatgttgatgttgatcacagtgGACATCCCCAGGGTGTGAACTCCCAGGCAGGGCAACAGTTCTTCAGCAACCTCATGGCCCAGATGTTTGGTCAGTGCCCTGGGCAACCAGGTAACCATGCAAAGGAAGGAGCTGAGGACTCAGACAAGCAACCATCAGATGAGACGACCGAGAGGGAAACTGAAAAGAAGGGACACTCATCTGGTGAGGGAAGGACTCTGCTCTCCGACACTGCATGTTCCTCCCCCCAGGCCTCGGCAGACACATACCCCTACACAGGTCATCCAG ATTCTCGTATTGCCGATGCTCTCTATCAGATGTTGATGGGGTTCCCAGACAAAGA TCATAATCACAGACATTGTCAGGCTACGAACAATATAGACATGGCTCTCACGATCAAGGGATATTTGTCGAAAGGACCAGGATCTCAACCAGAGATCAGACGGTTCGGGGTCCCTCCTGATGTGACCTCCTTTAATCTGGTCAGACAGAGAATAAAGGAAGCATTCCCTTACCTGCTTAATAAGGACTTCTCTCTACAGTGGACAG ACAGAGATGGCGACCTTGTGACCTTCTCAACTGACAGTGAGCTGCAGGACGCCGTCAGCAACGTAACAGATGGCGTCCTCCGTGTCCACATTAGCG TCTCTCCTGAACGACGTCACACACCCGGGCAGATCCACTCCAACGTCATCTGCAACTCCTGTCTGGGGACTGTGTCAGGTGCGCGCTTCAAGTGTTGTGACTGCACCAGCTACGACCTTTGCTCCCGCTGCCAGGCCGATGGCGTTCACAGCCATCACGACATGTGGAAGATCGTGGCTCCCAGGGACCATCTGAAACCTGGG GCATTCATTCCGCCTCATGTGCGACGTTGGATGCAGCGTTTCATGAGACGCTGGCAAAGCCGACGCCAAAATGAAGGCGTTTCTCCCACAGATGGTGGAGAAAAAAAGGAAGGGGAGATAACCGAGGAAGAGATTCTAGCTCACATGGACGAGGATATGGCAGCTGTCTTTGATCATACTA GTGGTGAAGTCCATCTGAAAATGACAAAGACTGGGGAAGATGACATGAACCTAAATGTTGATGGTCCAGAAGAAACTGATGAAGCATGTAATGGACAATCTTCCTCTTCCGTCACCATCTCTGCGTCTGGCACCTACTCCAGTTCTTCCTGCTCCTCTTCTTCAGCCTCTTCCTCCACCTCAACCTGTCAGGACCCTGGTGCTGGACAAAAGCAAGAAGAAGCGACACAATTCAAGGAAGAGGAGACCACCAGTCCCACTACAAGTGAGGACTGGACACTTCTGACAACTGCCCACACAAGAACAGATGTGGTTGATGGTCAGCCTGGATCTGGAACCCAGCCTGGCTACCCTCCAGGATTTGGCCTCCACCCATTCCACGGTCAGAGCCAACCAGGTTACACCCACCCAGGACACATGCCTCCACCCTTCATGCATCATCAGCCTCATCCCAACTTCCCAGGACACCCTCCTCCACCACCTTTCCCTGGACACCCTCCTCACCATCACTTCCCCGGACAACCTCCACATCCCCATGATGCAGGTCATCCTCCACACCATCATCATCCAGGACACCATCCATACCCCCACCACCCAGTCCATTTCCCACACCACCACTTTCCAGGATATCCCCACCTCAACGCCCCTGGCTCTGATGGTCAGACAGAGACCACTGCCAACCCCAACACTTCTGAAGCTGGCCCCATGCCCACAAACTCATCAAACAACACAAACTGTCCAGCTGGACAGAACACAGAGGAAGCCCCCCTCCCATCAGATCCCCGTATCCGAGAGGCTCTGCAACAGATGCTGGCCATGGGCTTCAAGAATGAAGGTGGCTGGCTGACCCAGCTCATAGAGGCCAAGAATGGAGACATTGGGCAGGTTCTGGACACCATGAAACCAGAACACCGTAACCCAGTTTCATTACCCCCTGCAGACTGCAGACTGGCTTGA
- the LOC137274329 gene encoding sequestosome-1-like isoform X2: MSDSVVIKASLEREGSSLPEIRRFGVPSDASASFDYLFKKISEVFPGLVRGNFNLYWKDIDGDLVSFSSDEELLEALGFVTGSVFRIYIKKYAPQTHSPRYGSGELHPDIICDGCEGAVYGVRYKCLVCPDYDLCSQCEDQNTHPLHDMWKMVSLKSARCGAAGRMPFMVPPQCHQWMNNFMSQFQNPGCGTNKEGAPSGADDQNKSDTGKKGATTPQEEYLKNVGQSVAAFLAPFGIDVDVDIEHNGRRQGVNPQAGQQFFRNLMAQIFGSDVDHSGHPQGVNSQAGQQVFSNLMAQMFGQCPVQPGNHAKEGAEKDSDKQPSDETTERDTEKEGHSSGEGWTLLSDTACSSPQASADTYPHTGHPDPRIADALHQMLLMGFSDDGGWLSRLLEAKNGDISQVLDAIKPNKE, from the exons ATGTCCGATTCAGTTGTGATCAAGGCCTCCCTGGAGCGAGAGGGTTCGAGTCTACCGGAGATCCGACGTTTTGGTGTTCCGTCAGATGCTTCTGCCAGCTTCGACTACCTGTTCAAGAAGATATCAGAAGTGTTTCCTGGACTTGTCAGAGGAAACTTTAACCTGTACTGGAAAG atattgATGGTGACTTGGTATCATTTTCGTCTGATGAAGAACTTCTGGAAGCACTGGGATTTGTGACTGGTTCAGTTTTCCGAATATACATCAAAA AGTACGCCCCTCAGACCCACAGCCCCAGGTATGGCAGTGGGGAGCTGCATCCTGACATTATCTGTGATGGCTGTGAAGGAGCAGTGTATGGTGTGAGGTACAAGTGTCTTGTGTGCCCTGACTATGACCTGTGCAGCCAGTGTGAGGATCAAAACACTCACCCTCTACATGACATGTGGAAAATGGTCTCTCTAAAGTCAGCCAGGTGTGGTGCTGCTGGCAGAATG CCCTTCATGGTGCCGCCACAGTGCCATCagtggatgaacaacttcatgAGCCAGTTCCAAAACCCAGGATGTGGCACAAACAAGGAAGGAGCGCCCTCGGGTGCTGATGATCAGAACAAGAGTGATACAGGCAAGAAAGGGGCGACTACTCCACAAGAAGAGTATCTGAAAAATGTGGGACAATCTGTTGCTGCTTTCCTTGCACCTTTCG ggattgatgttgatgttgatattgAGCACAATGGACGTCGCCAGGGTGTGAACCCCCAGGCAGGTCAACAGTTCTTCAGAAATCTCATGGCCCAGATATTTG GgagtgatgttgatcacagtgGACATCCCCAGGGTGTGAACTCCCAGGCAGGGCAacaagtcttcagcaacctcaTGGCCCAGATGTTTGGCCAGTGCCCTGTGCAACCAGGTAACCATGCAAAGGAAGGAGCTGAGAAGGACTCGGACAAGCAACCATCAGATGAGACGACCGAGAGGGACACTGAGAAGGAGGGGCACTCATCAGGTGAGGGATGGACTCTGCTCTCCGACACTGCATGTTCCTCCCCCCAGGCCTCGGCAGACACATACCCCCACACAGGTCATCCAG ATCCTCGTATTGCCGATGCTCTCCATCAGATGTTGTTGATGGGGTTCTCTGACGATGGGGGCTGGCTCTCTCGTCTCCTGGAGGCCAAGAATGGAGACATCAGCCAGGTGCTTGATGCCATCAAACCAAACAAAGAGTGA